The genomic interval caaaaaaatattatattgatCACACATATAACAGGGGAAGTGAGATCTATCATATGTTTTTGTTAATTTATATGTAGTAAGTATGTAACAAATTGCATCATTGTGAACTAACTAAAAGGAGGGCTAGGTTGATAGAATGAAGAAcacatatttattaattaataataatagttGTTTAGGATTTATAAAAAAGGTGATCCTCTAAACACTCAAACAAACAAGACAGAGCATCTTACTTTTAATTTACACCTAATTTGTTAGATACGTTTTCCAAACAAAAACCATATCTAACTCCTTTCTAGATAATAAATAGATCATAGATAATTATTTATaggaatatatttaatattatataaagatcatagataattatttataggaatatatttaatattatatatttaaaaatcaaatagctagtttggaaaaaaaattatctaatcAATACCAATGATCTTTTTTGGAGAAATAGTACTTTTAAAACATGTAGATGTCATCCACTTGATATTTCACCCTTATAAGCTTTTCAACCATAATCTATAATATATGCCCGCGTGAATACGcaggctaccttcctagttgaaGTATAACATGAACAATTCCCGCTAGGAATCAAACTCAACTCTATGCAATTTATTAAGTACTAACACAAAGTGTTTTTATCTTTCAGTATTTGAAACAttgttcatatttttctttttcttttttcttttcagaaacATTGTTCATGTTTTTCACTGTAACTCGTATTGTACAACTACTATCTCAagaattatataaaaattaaaccaAAACCTACTTGTTCTTTCTTTGGAAAAGGTTGCTTCTACGAAACCTTAAAACAGATCAACATCGACTAAATTAAAGAAATCCCAACAGCATATACGGGTGTTCCCACTAATGCATccattatttatattttccaGTGTATGTTGAGTGTGTCAGCATAATAATCTGTCTGCCTTATCAGTGTTGCCAACGCAAGATTTATCTATGCTAGAGATAAGGTGATAGCAGCCTATAAGGACACATCCTTCCGTACAAGAAGTCCAATTTGCTCACAGAATTCAACCACTTGACAATGCAGAAGGCCATTATATTGTGTGCTACACATTCTAGAATAATCGATGATGTTAAAATATGTACAGTATCTATGTAGTAGGACGTTGCGTTCAATTTGACCAATTGATCGAGATGTTGTACATCACATTGGATGCTAGCTAACTCATCTGAATCACTCGAAGCCTTGACCTTTAATTAGGATCAAGGTATTTCAATAACTAGGCAGaggaaaaattaataaaaactaGCATAATATTTTCCCTCGTACTTTTGAGTTGAGGTAGATTAAGGTGTAattacatttaatataaattcctTGTTTCTACTTTCAATAGATACAGTTAATTTGCTTCGATCACTTCTGTATTATAGATACAATTGAATTTTATAGACAactatatattattttctatttccaCGATATATATATCCACCATATGATCTAAGATGCACATATATCTCTCTTTTTGTCTCATTGACGTGGTAATTTGTATGCTTTCAAAGCGAGCATTTAAACCTCTCTTGATTGTTTTTAATAATGATTCAACCTCTCTTAGCTTGATAATGTACTGGATACACAGATTTTGTCATGCGCGCATGTGAGCAAACAGCTAGGAAGTCAACTTTTTCCATGATGTATAGTAGGCAGATACgacatttttatttctttacgtcatacttttttttccaaGGCTAGGTGTGTCATTGTAAAGTTCTCAATGGCGAAGACAAACCCGGCAAACCTGAAACAAAGTTGACTTTTGACATGGTTTTAAATATATCCACAACAATCAAGCTAGCTAGGTGAAAGTTGAATTGAAGATCCTTCGAGGAAATAGCCCAAGTACATTTTATTCAAACCGTGATCTCAAATAAGATGAGTTCTCACACATATGAAAAATATGCCACTTATATTGATTTGAATAAGTTTACATTTCTGATTTGTTTCCACGTTGGAAAATGCTGTGGGTTCTGCAATAGGATAGTACAATTGTAATACACTTtctttctctctatatatagtcGTCTATAATCTCTATACATCCCCTCACTTATATTCAATTGAAATATGAATAATGTTAATGTCTGTCTCAAACTAAAAGCTGTAGAAACTGAGAAAAGGAGAGTAAAGAAGTACAATTCAAGGTAGTAGAAGCGTGGGAACTATGTtggattttttataatttgatccttttaaaaaacttatttcacaaatagacccttaaaaaaatttatcccAGAAATTATCTTTTTTGGGTGCTAGAGTCACTGGCGCCGTGGTCCACTGGGACGGCGCCAGCATCTCTAGCTCCATCGCACTGACGTGGCAGGGAGCGTACTAATGATGCTatcgctcccccccccccccccacacacacacacaccatttTTCTCCTTCTCTAGTATAGAGGAGAGATTTGcaactttttattatttttcttttatatttttgatattttttcacacttaggggCACACAAGAACCAACGATAGGAAAATTAAGCTCaaacggacgaaatatgtgaAACGTATAATTTTTCAAAGCTCTATCGAAAAGCTTCTCACCTAGAAAACATAATCTTGGCGGAATTTGGAGATTCTAATGTCATGAAATCTGGCAAAGCTAGGGAAAATTGGATGTAAATTTTTCTGTAAATGTCCGTAGATATATAATTTgtctgattccgagtccgtatgagaaagttacgcacCTATTTTAAGGAAGGACactcaaatgtaaaaaaaaactccacgTACCATATCTAAGcagtactagtaaaaaaaaggttaaaggGTTTATAGGATTACGGAAATATAATCTACTAATTGtttttggtatttttgggactatagaaaaaacaaaaacaatgaagaaCATGAAGTTTCTTACCGATAAACGATAAATCTTTAGTGGATTCGAGAATGGAGAGAGAGCAAGAGCAGTGGCGCTCAGGCTCGGGTAGGGAGGGCACGGGAGGGGGGGTGCTCCAGAGAGCGCACAAGGAAATAAAAAAGATGGCGCCGTGGAGAGGGGGGCGTCAGCATCATTGGCGCGCTCCCCCTGCCACGTCAGCGTTGGCCCGTCACGGTGGCAAGGGAACGGCACTAGAGATGCTGGAGCCATCCCATTGGACCACGGCGGCCAATGACTCTGACACCcaaaaaaggaccatttctaggataagtttttctacaggtctatttgtgaaataagtttttcaaaaggatcaAATTGTAAAAAATTGAAGGGAACGATGCATTGTTTGCTAAGGGCATTTACAATGGAGACCACTGCTACTAGTAGTATCAACCTGCCACATGCCACATAGGATAAGACTATACAAAAGCTACACTACCTACAATGTGGACCACCTCTTGGTATATTTTATCTTTCAACCCCTAATAATTTATGTGTCAGTCCTTACTATATTTTGTATTATCAGATCAATCAGAGTTTTGTATGTTGGACCGTATAATAACGAAAGGAAGTACATATACACCCTTAAAATATAATGGACCCACCTTTCAACTACCCACGtaacccctcctctcccccgggcGATCGAatgccgccgccccctcctcatCCTACGCCGCCACCCCTCCTCACCCAGCGCCGTTGCACCGCGATCCTCCTCTAGCGACATCACGATTTCCCAACCACAGAAGCCGCCCCATCCAGTAACGCCTCTCCCCTTCAACTTGGGCCATTTGATATGTGAATCTGTAGCATAGCTGAAATGTACAAGTACTTTACGAACTCGTTTTGTGCATGTTTACAACGTGTTCCCAAAACCAAACTAGAGTAACGAAGGGTTTTTGGCACAAAGCCTTGACCAACGAAGGGCGTACGTACACTTGTGGCGGCTATAACAGCAACTTTGCAGGCATGTTTTTTATTACCTGCGCGAGCTAGGGAATATGCATGCCCGTAAGTATGAACTAGCTAGTCTAAGTCATGCTGAGTAACACtacttaaaaattgaatttttacATACGATCAAAACTTAACGGCCccatcttttcgtttatatttatacttatcagccaaaatttgaattttcaactttaaagttggagttgattttgggataGTTTCATCGAATTTTATTTTGCATCCTTTGCTTTGATATCGCtaagaatacgtatataaaagttttattcataaattatttttcattagcaAATATCTCGTTTGGCTGAGCGTTATTTTGTTATGCGGTTGGACCGTCCATCTGCCCAGAGATATTTGTAAAAATCGCTATTTTTTTCGTGCGGTTGGCACACCAACACATGAAAATTGGATTTTCGCGTGTGGGTGCTTATGTCATCTGCACGCGAAAATAAAaattgcaaataaaaataaaaatatcaaaaatccCATCCGCTGCCGCTCGTTGTCGTTGTCACCGAAGCCCAgtagctcctcgtcgtcgtcacccgCAGTCCACCTTCGCTCGTCGTCACCGAAGCCCTGCagctcctcgtcgtcatcgccgttgCCGCGTGGGACAGGGAGCCGCATCTGTCGCTGCCATGCTCCGCACCACCGGATCCACCGCTATCGAGCTCCCTGCCATTCCTGCTCCCTTGGAAGAGGAGCCAAGgagcctcccgccgccgcccttccccgCGCCTCCACAACCACCGCCCCGCCGTTGGATCCGCCCAAGTCGAATCCGCACTTGATGGATCTGCCGCTTCCCTGCTGCACCTGCTCCTTCGCCGACTGCGTCGCTTCCACGACCCGCATCGGCCGCTGGCGctcccgccgtcgtcgccgctagCCCGAGCCCGCCGTTGGGATCCAAGTGGaagtgggagaaaaaaaatgagtggtAGAGAGAGATGAAGTTGTGGAAAAATGAGAGTTGAGAGAAAAAAGGTGAGGAGAGATTATGACTTAAAATTTTGAAGATATTGAGAGGGAAAAGATGAGGGAGGTCAGACTTGTAGATGggcctttcctctctctctttcctctctctccccccccccctcttctgGTCTCGCGTCCCATCTCCGATCTCACTTTGCCTCTCCCGACTcccccgccgctccgcccgccgctcTCGCCTGCCTCCGCTTCGCCCGTAGCCTGGCACCGCTCTGCCCGGCTCCGcttccgccggccgccgtcctccctcactgaagaagagaagagagaagagggaaaagagaagagaaggagaagaaaaaaagatgtgtagctgacatgtgggtcccacgtactatttttaattattttttgctgactaggatgccacatcaacgaaaccacccatatatactttCATAGGACCTTAATTGCATGGTTTATGTGAGTTtagggtacacatttctggatTTGTGGttaaaggacaaaaaaaaatctcgctgttaagttgagggacctctagTGAACTTATTcgaaatcagactatccgatgccACGAGAGCCCAAATCTACCGGGCTGGGCCTTGAGCCTTACTTAAACCCGGAGAGGGAGGGCCGTCGTTGGGTCCCACCTCCTCCGACTTCGCCTCGTCcactccaccacgccgccgaAAGCCGCAACTCTCCACCGccggctcggcgtcggcgtccgagACCGAGTAGTAATCCAcagatctcctcctcctgttcTTCTCCTCCAAGAAAGAAATCTTGAAAGCCCCCCAACACCAGCCGACCCCTAACTCGATCTCGTCTCCGTATATACACTGATCTCCCTCCCGCCGCGAGTGTAGcagcagctccgccgccgcggtgagCACCCCGCACGGCACATCCTCTAGCGCCCTTTTCCCACGCAATTTTGGGGTTGAGTTGTGTTACTAGAGATTTTGGTTGCGACCTAGGGTCCGGGAGTTAGTTTGCGATGCATCTATATGAACAAAAGGGTAATTGTATATTTGTCctcttttttgtgtgtgaattgATACTCTTGAAGATTGTGCCTTTGGTGCATCGATGCAGCAGCTGGTTTAACCATTAACTGATAAAATACCCCCTGATGAATTCTTTTGTCTATTCAGGGACAGAATATCTTGATAACCTAGAATTTCCTTGGATTTGCCTTGCCCCCATAATTGGGATTTGGGAACAAGTCTAGGCATGCCCGTGAGCAGAATATTTTGCAACACTTAAGCAAAGAGTGTTATACAAGTCCCAGTCTTAACATGTAGCTGTAGAGGATAGAAATTGTTCAGAGGAAGTTGTTTGATTATATAATCTGTTGTTATAGTTCTCTGAGTATTGGTTGTGCAATGTGACAGATCACAGATGTAATGAGAACCACCaaactgaaaaataattttcctGATTTACTATGTGTACTTTGGATTGTTTTCACGTTTGTTCTGGCTATTTCTGATTTGTTTTGTAACTCTCATTGTAACATTTCTTTCATTTTACTGACAGAGCGATCATGTCTTCTATGGAATCATCTTGCCTTCCTGCAACCACTGAGTCAATAGTGAAGGCTCAGGAAGCTAAAGACGCTTCGGAGTCCATTTCAATCCTTTACCGTGTTCTACAAGACCCGTCATCTTCTGCAGAGGCTCTGAGAACCAAGGAACTTGCAATTACAAATCTTACCAACTACCTCACTAAAGAGAACCGGGCTGAGGAGCTGCGAAACCTTCTAACCCAGCTCAGGCCTTTTTTCTCGTTGATTCCCAAGGCAAAGACTGCAAAAATTGTCCGTGGAATCATCGATGCTGTTGCCAAGATAATAGGAACATCTGAACTTCAGATCTCACTCTGCAAGGAGATGGTTGAATGGACCCGTGCTGAGAAGCGGACATTCCTTAGGCAGCGTGTGGAGGCAAGGCTAGCAGCCCTTCTGTTAGAGAATCAGGAGTACACTGATGCTCTTACTCTCCTTACTGATCTTATCAAGGAAGTCAGGAGGCTTGATGACAAGTTGCTTCTTGTGGACATTGATCTTCTGGAGAGTAAACTCCACTTTTCTCTGAGAAACCTGCCAAAGGCCAAAGCTTCATTGACTGCTGCTAGAACAGCAGCGAATGCCATTTATGTTCCACCAGCACAACAGGGTACTATTGATATGCAGAGTGGAATCCTTCATGCTGAAGAAAAGGACTACAAGACTGCTTACAGCTACTTTTTCGAAGCATTTGAAGCATTCAGTGCCCTGGAGGACCCAAAGGCCATCTTCA from Oryza glaberrima chromosome 3, OglaRS2, whole genome shotgun sequence carries:
- the LOC127768550 gene encoding 26S proteasome non-ATPase regulatory subunit 11 homolog, whose translation is MSSMESSCLPATTESIVKAQEAKDASESISILYRVLQDPSSSAEALRTKELAITNLTNYLTKENRAEELRNLLTQLRPFFSLIPKAKTAKIVRGIIDAVAKIIGTSELQISLCKEMVEWTRAEKRTFLRQRVEARLAALLLENQEYTDALTLLTDLIKEVRRLDDKLLLVDIDLLESKLHFSLRNLPKAKASLTAARTAANAIYVPPAQQGTIDMQSGILHAEEKDYKTAYSYFFEAFEAFSALEDPKAIFSLKYMLLCKIMVNQADDVAGIISSKAGLKYLGPDVDAMKAVADAYSKRSLKYFETALRDYKSQLEEDPIVHRHLSSLYDTLLEQNLCRLIEPYARVEIAHIAEMIELPVDHVEKKLSQMILDKKFAGTLDQGAGCLIIFEDPKTEAIFPATLETISNVGKVVDSLYMRSAKIMA